In a single window of the Bacillus clarus genome:
- a CDS encoding M28 family metallopeptidase, which translates to MRKSLKQKIVTSLLAVSLVVSLAPIGQAKADSPQEITQPSPITGQMDTSRAIEHIRFLSETIGPRPGGTQAEQWASRYVGMKFKSMGYEVEYQPFTVPDQYIGFIDSPLSQKRTWQTGAAPNSLISTEAVTAPLIFVKNGTKLDDIPSEVNGKIVLFERGVTVADYNKQVENAVSKGAKGVLLYSLIGGRGNYGQTFNPRLTKKQSIPVFGLAYAQGNAFKEELATKGTTILSLKARHESNLTSLNVIAKKKPKQSTGNEKAVIVSSHYDSVVGAPGANDNASGTGLILELARTFQNVETDKEIRFIAFGSEETGLLGSEYYVDNLSQKERNRILGVFNADMIATNYDKAKNLYAMTPDGSTNFVTDAALQAGKQLNNDLVLQGQFGSSDHVPFAYAGIPSALFIWMGVDSWNPLIYHIEKVYHTPQDNVLENISPERMKMALEVIGTGVYNSLQPTVKMGQKAA; encoded by the coding sequence ATGAGAAAATCACTAAAACAAAAAATAGTAACCTCCTTGCTTGCTGTATCACTCGTTGTCAGCTTAGCTCCAATTGGACAAGCAAAAGCTGATTCTCCGCAAGAAATTACACAACCTTCACCTATTACAGGACAAATGGACACAAGCCGTGCAATCGAACATATTCGTTTCTTATCAGAAACAATTGGTCCTCGTCCTGGTGGTACACAGGCAGAACAATGGGCTTCTCGCTACGTTGGAATGAAATTTAAATCAATGGGCTATGAAGTAGAATATCAGCCATTTACTGTACCAGACCAATATATCGGATTCATTGATTCACCATTATCTCAAAAGCGTACTTGGCAAACTGGCGCCGCTCCAAATTCTTTAATTTCTACTGAAGCTGTCACAGCTCCTCTTATTTTCGTTAAAAACGGGACAAAGTTAGATGATATTCCAAGTGAAGTAAATGGAAAAATCGTATTATTTGAGAGAGGTGTTACTGTAGCAGACTATAATAAACAAGTAGAAAATGCTGTAAGTAAAGGTGCTAAAGGCGTACTCTTATATAGCTTAATTGGAGGCCGTGGAAACTACGGACAAACTTTTAATCCACGCTTAACGAAGAAACAATCCATCCCTGTCTTTGGCCTTGCTTACGCACAAGGGAATGCATTTAAAGAAGAGCTCGCTACAAAAGGAACTACTATTCTTTCTTTAAAGGCACGACATGAATCAAACTTAACATCTCTAAATGTAATTGCGAAAAAGAAACCTAAGCAGAGTACTGGAAATGAAAAAGCAGTCATCGTAAGCTCTCACTACGATAGTGTTGTTGGGGCACCAGGAGCAAATGATAATGCTTCTGGAACTGGATTAATACTAGAATTAGCTCGTACTTTTCAAAATGTAGAAACGGATAAAGAAATCCGCTTTATCGCTTTCGGTTCTGAAGAAACTGGTTTACTCGGTTCTGAATATTACGTAGATAACTTATCACAAAAAGAGCGCAATCGTATTTTAGGTGTCTTCAACGCTGATATGATTGCAACAAATTATGATAAAGCAAAGAATTTATACGCTATGACTCCTGATGGTTCTACAAACTTTGTAACAGATGCAGCATTACAGGCTGGTAAACAATTAAATAATGACCTTGTTCTCCAAGGACAGTTTGGATCTAGTGACCACGTACCATTTGCCTATGCTGGCATCCCTTCTGCATTATTTATTTGGATGGGTGTTGATAGTTGGAATCCATTAATCTACCATATTGAAAAGGTATATCATACACCACAAGATAACGTATTAGAGAACATTTCACCAGAACGTATGAAAATGGCGTTAGAAGTCATTGGTACAGGAGTCTATAATAGCCTTCAACCTACCGTGAAAATGGGACAGAAAGCTGCTTAA
- a CDS encoding Cna B-type domain-containing protein, producing MYLKRITSIFSIIMIFMFIIGQSLLPIIANAQELNTAGLVDSFQIGKTNLSTTERTKVTVNFSEKNGLRLKPGDILTLTLPPELKGLDREFPLDDYGTCKVTAGTVVCTFNDKVSTHQNIKGYLNFFVEAANVGTDEKKEIETNFGTNVDKQSVTITGPSSGGGTDPGKSPFFYKTGDMNSGKDNEVRWFLNINLNKEELSRDIVVTDNLQEGQTLNKDSFYIIVDDYLGRRSLTLQEFEKQGYGTITFTDDRSFKVVLYKDKARLASFSIGYTSTITEAGKKQEFFKNDYTIDYQVLNKDPVIESGSYPVENMTAGGGAEGNVVPKGTLKIVKHIEGDKEKVIPNVSFKLYKESGEQVGDVYKTDEKGIIEIPNLQPGKYYVQEVSAPDYVDFDPQVKVSFEVKSGSANGIELPIPNKMKTTSVTGTKTWKGDNAKDRPTMIKVDLLQNGKVIATQEVTEVTGWKYEFKDLAAYDTDGNAYKYEVKEQAVDGYQTEVKGYDITNTKVVQTTKVGGTKTWKDDNAKDRPTMIKVDLLQNGKVIATQEVTEASGWKYEFKDLEVHDAEGKAYKYEVKEQAVDGYQSEVKGNDITNTKVGKTKVEGTKTWKDDNAKDRPKMIKVDLLQNDKVIATQEVTEASGWKYEFKDLAAYDANGVAYKYEVKEQAVNGYQSEVKGYDITNTKVGETKVEGTKTWNDNNATDRPSTIKVDLLQNGKVVDTKEVSKATNWKYTFDKLQAYDANGVAYKYEVKEQAVDGYKSEVKGNDITNTKVGETKVEGTKTWNDNNATDRPSTIKVDLLQNGKVVDTKEVSKATNWKYTFDKLQAYDANGVAYKYEVKEQAVDGYQSEVKGNDITNTKVGQTKVEGTKTWKDDNAKDRPKMIKVDLLQNGQVIATQEVSTASGWKYEFKDLAAYDAEGKAYKYEVKEQAVDGYQSEVKGNDITNTKVGKTKVEGAKIWKDGNGEGRPETIKVDLLQNSQVIATQEVSAASDWKYEFKDLAAYDANGVAYKYEVKEQPVDGYQTEVKGNDITNTKVSKTKVEGTKTWNDNNAKDRPSTIKVDLLQNGKVVDTKEVSKATNWKYTFENLQAYDANGVAYKYEVKEQAVDGYKSEVKGNDITNTKVGKTKVEGTKTWKDGNATDRPVMIKVDLLQNGNVIKTQDVQAVMGWKYIFVDLEAYDANGVAYEYTVKEQPVKGYQTEVKGNDITNTKVGETKVEGTKTWNDNNATDRPSTIKVDLLQNGKVVDTKEVSKATNWKYTFDKLQAYDANGVAYKYEVKEQPVDGYKSEVKGNDITNTKVGETKVEGTKTWNDNNATDRPKMIKVDLLQNGKVVDTKEVTAATNWKYTFDKLQVYDANGVAYKYEVKEQPVDGYKSEVKGNDITNTKVGETKVEGTKTWKDDNAKDRPKMIKVDLLQNGQVIATKEVSEATGWKYAFTDLVAYDAEGKAYKYEVKEQAVDGYQSEVKGNDITNTKIKDGTGIDPKDPSTDPKDPNTNTDTNNDSKVPPTKENDKATPLLPKTGGTTADMISIVGGMILFVLGGILFFRQRIK from the coding sequence ATGTATTTAAAAAGAATAACCTCGATTTTTTCGATTATAATGATTTTTATGTTTATTATAGGTCAGAGTTTGCTACCTATAATAGCAAATGCACAAGAGTTAAACACAGCAGGACTTGTGGATAGTTTTCAGATTGGTAAAACAAATCTAAGTACCACAGAACGGACTAAAGTAACTGTAAACTTTAGTGAAAAAAATGGACTTAGGCTGAAGCCTGGAGACATACTAACATTAACACTGCCTCCAGAATTAAAAGGATTAGATAGAGAGTTTCCATTAGATGACTATGGTACTTGTAAAGTTACTGCAGGTACTGTGGTATGTACATTTAATGATAAAGTGAGTACACATCAAAATATTAAAGGGTATTTAAACTTTTTCGTGGAAGCTGCTAATGTAGGAACGGATGAAAAGAAAGAGATTGAAACCAATTTCGGTACAAATGTAGATAAGCAATCTGTAACAATTACCGGACCAAGTAGTGGTGGTGGTACAGATCCTGGAAAGTCACCGTTTTTTTATAAAACTGGTGATATGAACTCAGGTAAGGACAATGAAGTACGTTGGTTCTTGAATATAAACTTAAATAAAGAAGAGTTAAGTCGCGATATTGTTGTGACTGATAATTTACAGGAAGGTCAAACACTTAATAAGGATAGTTTCTATATAATTGTAGATGATTATCTAGGTCGTCGATCTTTAACGTTACAAGAGTTTGAAAAGCAAGGTTACGGAACGATTACCTTTACTGATGACAGATCATTTAAAGTTGTGCTTTATAAGGATAAAGCACGTCTTGCCTCCTTTTCGATTGGTTATACATCTACTATAACGGAAGCTGGGAAGAAGCAAGAGTTTTTTAAGAATGATTATACGATTGATTACCAAGTTCTAAACAAAGACCCAGTTATTGAATCAGGTAGTTACCCAGTCGAGAATATGACAGCTGGCGGTGGTGCCGAAGGTAACGTGGTTCCAAAAGGAACGCTAAAAATCGTTAAGCATATTGAAGGGGATAAAGAAAAAGTAATCCCAAATGTTTCGTTTAAGTTGTATAAAGAGTCTGGTGAACAAGTTGGAGATGTATATAAAACAGATGAAAAAGGGATAATTGAAATCCCTAATTTACAACCAGGTAAATATTATGTGCAAGAAGTTTCAGCTCCAGACTATGTTGATTTCGATCCTCAAGTAAAAGTAAGTTTCGAAGTGAAATCAGGGTCTGCAAATGGAATTGAGTTACCAATTCCGAATAAGATGAAAACTACATCTGTTACAGGAACAAAGACGTGGAAAGGCGATAATGCGAAAGATCGTCCGACGATGATTAAGGTAGACTTACTACAAAATGGTAAAGTGATCGCAACACAAGAAGTAACAGAAGTAACAGGCTGGAAATATGAATTCAAAGACTTAGCGGCATATGATACAGACGGAAATGCATATAAGTATGAAGTAAAAGAACAAGCGGTAGATGGATATCAAACAGAAGTAAAAGGTTATGACATTACAAATACAAAAGTGGTACAAACAACAAAAGTAGGAGGAACGAAAACATGGAAAGACGATAATGCGAAAGATCGTCCGACGATGATTAAGGTAGACTTACTACAAAATGGTAAAGTGATCGCAACACAAGAAGTAACAGAAGCGAGCGGTTGGAAGTATGAATTTAAAGATTTAGAGGTACATGATGCTGAAGGTAAGGCATATAAGTATGAAGTGAAAGAACAAGCAGTAGATGGATACCAATCTGAAGTAAAAGGTAATGACATCACGAATACAAAGGTTGGAAAAACAAAAGTAGAAGGAACGAAAACATGGAAAGACGATAATGCGAAAGATCGTCCGAAGATGATTAAAGTGGACTTACTACAAAATGATAAAGTAATCGCAACGCAAGAAGTAACAGAAGCAAGCGGTTGGAAGTATGAATTCAAAGATTTAGCGGCATACGATGCAAACGGAGTAGCATACAAGTATGAAGTGAAAGAACAAGCAGTAAATGGATACCAATCCGAAGTAAAAGGCTATGACATCACGAATACAAAAGTAGGCGAAACGAAAGTAGAAGGAACAAAAACTTGGAACGATAACAATGCAACAGACCGTCCAAGCACGATTAAAGTAGATTTACTACAAAACGGTAAAGTAGTAGACACAAAAGAAGTAAGCAAAGCAACAAATTGGAAGTACACATTTGACAAATTACAAGCATACGATGCAAACGGAGTAGCGTACAAGTATGAAGTAAAAGAACAAGCGGTAGATGGATATAAATCGGAAGTAAAAGGTAATGACATTACGAATACAAAAGTAGGCGAAACGAAAGTAGAAGGAACAAAGACTTGGAACGATAACAACGCAACAGATCGTCCAAGCACGATTAAAGTAGATTTACTACAAAACGGTAAAGTAGTAGACACAAAAGAAGTAAGCAAAGCAACAAATTGGAAGTACACATTTGACAAATTACAGGCATACGATGCAAACGGAGTAGCGTACAAGTATGAAGTAAAAGAACAAGCAGTAGACGGATACCAATCGGAAGTAAAAGGTAATGACATCACGAATACAAAGGTTGGTCAAACAAAAGTAGAAGGAACGAAAACATGGAAAGACGATAATGCGAAAGATCGTCCGAAGATGATTAAAGTAGATTTACTACAAAACGGCCAAGTAATCGCGACGCAAGAAGTAAGCACAGCGAGCGGTTGGAAGTATGAATTCAAAGATTTAGCGGCATATGATGCCGAAGGAAAAGCATACAAGTATGAAGTAAAAGAACAAGCAGTAGACGGATACCAATCGGAAGTAAAAGGTAATGACATCACGAATACAAAAGTAGGCAAAACAAAAGTAGAAGGAGCGAAGATATGGAAGGACGGAAATGGTGAAGGACGTCCAGAAACAATCAAAGTAGACCTACTACAAAACAGCCAAGTAATCGCAACGCAAGAAGTAAGTGCAGCGAGCGATTGGAAGTATGAATTCAAAGATTTAGCGGCATACGATGCAAACGGAGTAGCGTACAAGTATGAAGTGAAAGAACAACCAGTAGATGGATATCAAACAGAAGTAAAAGGTAATGACATTACGAATACAAAAGTAAGCAAAACAAAAGTAGAAGGAACAAAGACTTGGAATGATAACAACGCGAAAGATCGTCCAAGCACGATCAAAGTAGATTTACTACAAAACGGTAAAGTAGTAGACACAAAAGAAGTAAGCAAAGCAACAAATTGGAAGTACACATTTGAAAATCTACAAGCATACGATGCGAATGGAGTAGCATACAAGTATGAAGTAAAAGAACAAGCGGTAGATGGATATAAATCGGAAGTAAAAGGTAATGACATTACGAATACAAAAGTAGGTAAGACGAAAGTAGAAGGAACGAAAACATGGAAAGACGGAAATGCAACAGACCGTCCAGTAATGATCAAAGTAGACTTACTACAAAACGGAAATGTGATCAAAACACAAGATGTCCAAGCAGTAATGGGTTGGAAATATATATTCGTAGATTTAGAAGCATATGATGCAAACGGAGTAGCTTACGAGTATACAGTGAAAGAACAACCGGTAAAAGGATATCAAACAGAAGTAAAAGGTAATGACATCACAAATACAAAAGTAGGCGAAACGAAAGTAGAAGGAACAAAGACTTGGAACGATAACAACGCAACAGATCGTCCAAGTACGATTAAAGTCGATTTACTACAAAACGGTAAAGTAGTAGACACAAAAGAAGTAAGCAAAGCAACAAATTGGAAGTACACATTTGACAAATTGCAAGCGTACGATGCAAACGGAGTAGCGTACAAGTATGAAGTGAAAGAACAGCCGGTAGATGGATATAAATCGGAAGTAAAAGGTAATGACATCACAAATACAAAAGTAGGCGAAACGAAAGTAGAAGGAACAAAGACTTGGAACGATAATAACGCAACAGATCGTCCGAAGATGATTAAAGTCGATTTACTACAAAACGGTAAAGTAGTAGACACAAAAGAAGTAACAGCGGCAACAAATTGGAAGTACACATTTGACAAATTGCAAGTGTACGATGCAAACGGAGTAGCGTACAAGTATGAAGTGAAAGAACAGCCGGTAGACGGATATAAATCGGAAGTAAAAGGTAATGACATCACAAATACAAAAGTAGGCGAAACAAAAGTAGAAGGAACGAAAACATGGAAAGACGATAATGCGAAAGATCGTCCGAAGATGATTAAAGTAGACTTACTACAAAACGGCCAAGTAATCGCAACAAAAGAAGTGAGCGAAGCGACAGGCTGGAAATATGCGTTTACAGATTTAGTGGCATATGATGCCGAAGGTAAGGCATATAAGTATGAAGTGAAAGAACAAGCAGTAGATGGATACCAATCCGAAGTAAAAGGTAATGACATCACGAATACAAAAATCAAGGACGGAACAGGTATAGATCCAAAAGATCCAAGCACAGATCCAAAAGATCCAAACACAAATACAGATACAAATAACGATTCAAAAGTCCCACCTACTAAGGAAAACGATAAGGCGACACCATTACTTCCTAAAACAGGAGGAACAACAGCAGATATGATTTCAATTGTTGGAGGTATGATTTTGTTCGTTTTAGGTGGAATTCTATTCTTTCGTCAACGAATCAAATAA
- the argS gene encoding arginine--tRNA ligase, which translates to MNSLEQVKGLIKEEIQAAVLKAELATEEQIPNVILESPKDKTNGDFSTNMAMQLARVAKKAPRMIAEELVANFDKAKASIEKIEIAGPGFINFYMDNSYLTDLIPTIVQAGEAYGETNTGKGEKVQVEFVSANPTGDLHLGHARGAAVGDTLCNVLAKAGYDVSREYYINDAGNQIHNLALSVEARYMQALGLEKEMPEDGYHGADIIGIGKRLAEEFGDRYAKADAEESYEFYRAYGLKYELAKLQRDLESFRVKFDVWFSETSLYKNGKIDEALAVLKEREEIFEEDGATWFRSMTYGDDKNRVLIKNDGSYTYLTPDIAYHRDKLERGFDKLINIWGADHHGYIPRMKAAIQALGYDKETLEVEIIQMVQLYQNGEKMKMSKRTGKAVTLRELMEEVGVDAMRYFFAMRSGDSHLDFDMDLAVSTSNENPVYYAQYAHARVCSILRQGEELGLATGGDVNYKLVTSEKEVELLKKLGEFPAVVADAAQKRLPHRITSYAFELAAALHSFYNAEKVLNQDNLELSKARYELMKAVRTTLQNALAIVGVSAPEKM; encoded by the coding sequence ATGAATTCTTTAGAACAAGTAAAAGGATTGATTAAAGAAGAAATTCAAGCCGCTGTATTAAAGGCTGAATTAGCAACAGAAGAACAGATTCCAAACGTTATATTAGAATCTCCAAAAGATAAAACAAATGGTGATTTCTCTACAAATATGGCAATGCAACTTGCACGCGTTGCAAAAAAAGCACCTCGTATGATTGCAGAAGAATTAGTTGCAAACTTCGATAAAGCAAAAGCTTCTATTGAAAAAATTGAAATCGCTGGTCCTGGTTTTATTAACTTCTACATGGATAATAGCTACTTAACAGACTTAATTCCAACAATCGTTCAAGCTGGCGAAGCTTACGGTGAAACGAATACTGGTAAAGGTGAAAAAGTACAAGTTGAGTTCGTATCTGCGAACCCAACAGGTGACCTTCACTTGGGACATGCACGTGGTGCTGCAGTAGGTGACACTTTATGTAACGTATTAGCGAAAGCAGGATACGATGTATCTCGTGAGTACTATATTAATGATGCTGGTAACCAAATTCATAACTTAGCTCTTTCTGTTGAAGCTCGTTACATGCAAGCGTTAGGTTTAGAGAAAGAAATGCCAGAAGACGGTTACCACGGTGCAGATATCATTGGAATCGGTAAACGTTTAGCTGAAGAGTTCGGCGATCGTTATGCGAAAGCTGATGCGGAAGAAAGCTATGAATTCTATCGTGCATACGGTTTGAAATATGAGTTAGCGAAACTTCAAAGAGACTTAGAAAGTTTCCGTGTTAAATTTGATGTATGGTTCTCTGAAACATCATTATACAAAAACGGGAAAATTGATGAGGCTCTTGCAGTATTAAAAGAGCGTGAAGAAATCTTTGAAGAAGACGGCGCAACTTGGTTCCGCTCAATGACTTACGGTGATGATAAAAACCGTGTGTTAATTAAAAATGATGGTTCTTACACATACTTAACGCCGGATATCGCGTATCACCGTGATAAATTAGAGCGTGGTTTCGATAAATTAATCAACATTTGGGGTGCTGATCACCACGGTTATATTCCTCGTATGAAAGCAGCAATCCAAGCACTTGGTTATGATAAAGAAACGCTTGAGGTAGAAATTATCCAAATGGTACAACTGTACCAAAATGGTGAAAAAATGAAGATGAGTAAGCGTACAGGTAAAGCAGTTACACTTCGTGAGCTTATGGAAGAAGTAGGCGTGGACGCAATGCGTTACTTCTTTGCAATGCGTAGCGGTGATTCACACTTAGATTTCGATATGGACTTAGCTGTATCAACATCTAATGAAAACCCAGTATACTATGCACAATACGCTCATGCTCGTGTATGCAGCATCCTTCGTCAAGGTGAAGAACTTGGACTAGCTACAGGCGGAGATGTGAATTACAAACTTGTTACTTCTGAGAAAGAAGTAGAGTTACTGAAAAAACTTGGTGAATTCCCAGCTGTAGTTGCGGATGCAGCACAAAAACGTCTGCCACACCGCATTACAAGCTATGCATTTGAATTAGCAGCAGCATTACACAGTTTCTACAATGCAGAAAAAGTATTAAACCAAGATAACTTAGAGTTAAGTAAAGCTCGTTACGAATTAATGAAAGCAGTACGCACTACACTTCAAAACGCATTAGCAATCGTAGGAGTATCTGCACCAGAAAAAATGTAA
- a CDS encoding DUF1934 domain-containing protein — protein sequence MKKQLAGLPVHVHFVTEIREGARKETVAFEVNGQYYVKGQGTYVTFQEPNEQGEVKTIIKIQDEQVLIMRSGAISMRQTHVKGEWTTGTYTSELGTFALQTKTDNVLFKWSDEKKKGQLFLTYALLLSEQEAGRYTITINLKEAK from the coding sequence GTGAAAAAACAACTTGCAGGCTTGCCAGTACACGTTCATTTCGTAACAGAAATCCGTGAAGGGGCGCGGAAGGAAACCGTTGCTTTTGAAGTAAATGGTCAATACTATGTAAAAGGTCAAGGTACATACGTAACATTCCAAGAGCCGAACGAACAAGGCGAAGTGAAAACAATTATTAAAATTCAAGATGAACAAGTTCTCATTATGCGTTCAGGTGCTATTTCTATGCGTCAGACGCATGTGAAAGGTGAATGGACAACTGGTACGTACACGAGTGAACTTGGTACGTTTGCACTGCAAACGAAAACTGATAACGTTCTTTTTAAATGGTCGGATGAAAAGAAAAAAGGACAACTCTTCTTAACGTACGCATTGCTTCTAAGTGAACAAGAGGCTGGTAGATATACAATTACAATTAATTTGAAGGAGGCAAAATAA
- the map gene encoding type I methionyl aminopeptidase has translation MIQSDKIYIRGRTVVFMIIRNEQDLEGLRKIGRIVALAREEMKKQAKPGMTTKELDLIGKKVLDENGAISAPEKEYKFPGVTCISVNEEVAHGIPGDRVLKEGDLVNVDVSAALDGYYADTGISFVLGEDEEKEKLCQAAVDAFWEAMKKVKAGSKQNQIGRAVSNFAHKNGYNVIQNLTGHGIGLSLHEAPNHILSYYDPMDNSLLKDGLVIAVEPFISMKADHIIERGDDGWTFVTPDKSLVAQCEHTIVVTRGEPIILTEI, from the coding sequence ATGATACAATCGGATAAGATATATATTCGAGGAAGGACAGTGGTTTTCATGATTATTCGTAATGAACAAGATTTAGAAGGTTTACGAAAAATCGGCCGTATCGTTGCACTTGCACGCGAAGAAATGAAAAAACAAGCGAAGCCAGGTATGACGACGAAAGAGCTTGATTTAATTGGTAAAAAAGTATTAGACGAGAATGGTGCTATTTCAGCGCCTGAAAAAGAATATAAATTCCCAGGTGTAACTTGCATTAGTGTAAACGAAGAAGTTGCTCACGGTATTCCAGGCGATCGCGTATTAAAAGAAGGCGATTTAGTAAACGTAGACGTATCAGCAGCACTTGACGGTTATTATGCAGATACAGGTATTTCATTTGTTCTTGGTGAAGACGAAGAAAAAGAAAAGCTTTGCCAAGCAGCTGTTGATGCTTTTTGGGAAGCAATGAAAAAAGTAAAAGCTGGATCAAAACAAAACCAAATTGGTCGTGCGGTTTCTAATTTCGCACATAAAAATGGATATAACGTAATCCAAAACTTAACAGGACACGGAATCGGACTTAGCTTACATGAAGCACCAAATCACATTTTAAGTTATTATGATCCAATGGATAATTCGCTTCTAAAAGACGGTCTCGTTATTGCTGTAGAACCATTCATTTCTATGAAAGCTGATCACATTATTGAACGCGGTGATGATGGCTGGACATTTGTTACACCAGATAAAAGTCTCGTAGCACAATGTGAACATACGATTGTCGTAACACGTGGCGAACCAATTATTTTAACAGAAATATAA